Proteins from one Sphaeramia orbicularis chromosome 17, fSphaOr1.1, whole genome shotgun sequence genomic window:
- the LOC115437199 gene encoding dnaJ homolog subfamily C member 1-like: MCASAALPPCLGLLLLLWAAPPPASAWDADLELLDLVEEIPQTFYQFMSLDQDASAAEVKKAYRRLSLTLHPDKNKDENAETQFRQLVAIYEVLKDEERRRRYDDILINGLPDWRQPVYYYRRVRKMSNAELFFLLFLILTVGHYAVIWSIYLEKQLDELLSKKKKEKKKKMSSRPADELRCIGQDRPDRVQERPQWQDILPLKLSIWLYLSIKNLPQTIQEAKQYYEDYQQLKRQQREEAEAEQEAATREKRPKVKKPKVEFPVYEPSAEDLKYRSYDQTTSIEDIEDQMDDWLQNPKTIKKKAADWSEEELSFLSRLMVKFPGGTPGRWEKIAHELGRSVSDVTTKVKQVKDHVIHSSGLVKLSELKGHPLPVRALPFDDAISQRGVAFEEQEEEEEEEEEEVAPVIRKRNRKSTATTDGGEVRVRGRRQRDFDPTAPLEDERTEPQERVEPQSSIWTQNQQKLLELALQQFPRGTTERWDRIAKVVPGKTKEDCMIRYKMLAELVQKRKQQRAD, translated from the exons ATGTGTGCGTCCGCCGCTCTGCCGCCCTGCCTCGGCCTGCTGCTGCTCCTATGGGCAGCTCCGCCTCCGGCCTCCGCCTGGGATGCGGATCTGGAGCTGCTGGACCTGGTGGAGGAGATCCCGCAGACCTTCTACCAGTTCATGTCCCTGGACCAG gACGCCTCTGCTGCAGAGGTGAAGAAAGCCTACCGTCGACTGTCTCTGACTCTGCATCcagataaaaacaaagatgaaaatgctgAGACTCAGTTCAGACAG CTGGTGGCCATTTATGAAGTTCTGAAGGACGAGGAGAGACGGCGCAG GTACGATGACATCCTGATCAATGGTCTCCCTGACTGGCGCCAGCCCGTCTACTACTACAGGCGTGTGAGGAAGATGTCCAATGCCGAgctgttcttcctcctcttcctcatcctcaccGTCGGACACTACGCTGTCATTTGGTCCATCTACCTGGAGAAACAGCTG GATGAGCTGCTGagtaagaagaaaaaagagaagaagaagaagatgagctCCAGACCTGCAGACGAGCTCCGATGCATCGGACAAGACCGGCCTGACAG AGTCCAGGAGCGCCCTCAGTGGCAGGACATTCTCCCTCTAAAACTGAGCATCTGGCTGTACCTGTCCATCAAAAACCTGCCACAGACCATCCAG GAGGCCAAGCAGTACTATGAGGACTATCAGCAGCTGAAACGGCAGCAGAGagaagaagctgaagctgaacAGGAAGCTGCCACAA GAGAGAAGAGGCCAAAGGTCAAGAAGCCCAAGGTGGAGTTCCCAGTTTACGAACCGTCAGCAGAGGACCTGAAGTACCGCAGCTACGACCAGACCACGTCCATCGAGGACATTGAAGACCAGATGGACGACTGGCTGCAGAACCCCAAGACCATCAAAAAGAAG GCTGCTGATTGGTCAGAGGAGGAGCTCAGCTTCCTCAGCAGGTTGATGGTTAAATTCCCTGGAGGGACTCCGGGTCGCTGGGAGAAGATTGCACATGAACTAGGACGATCAGTGAGCGAT GTGACGACTAAAGTGAAGCAGGTCAAAGACCATGTGATCCACTCCTCAG gtctggtgaaGCTGTCGGAGCTGAAGGGCCATCCACTTCCTGTGAGGGCTCTTCCTTTTGACGATGCCATCAGTCAGAGGGGCGTGGCTTTTGAagaacaggaggaagaggaggaggaggaggaagaggaagtggcTCCAGTTATCAGGAAGAGGAACAGGAAGTCGACTGCCACGACCGACGGAGGTGAGGTTAGGGTCAGAGGTCGGCGGCAGAGAGACTTTGACCCCACTGCACCGCTTGAAGATGAGAGGACAGAGCCTCAGGAAAGGGTGGAGCCTCAGAGTAGCATCTGGACTCAGAACCAACAGAAGCTCCTGGAACTAGCTCTGCAACAGTTTCCAAGAGGAACCACAGAGCGCTGGGACCGGATTGCCAAGGTGGTACCTGGGAAAACTAAG GAGGACTGTATGATTCGCTATAAGATGTTAGCGGAGCTCGTTCAGAAGAGGAAGCAGCAAAGAGCTGATTAA